From one Streptococcus pneumoniae genomic stretch:
- a CDS encoding peptide ABC transporter substrate-binding protein, with protein MKTKKWLVTAGVLVSAGVLLAACSGGGSNASEESTYSYVYTTDPDTLDYTFANRASTSEVTSNLVDGLLENDQYGNLVPSLAEDWSVSKDGLTYTYKLRKDAKWYTSEGEEYADVKAQDFVTGLKHAIDSKSEALYIVEDSIKGLKDYAEGKNKDFSSVGVKAVDDYTVEYTLNAPETYWNSKTTMGILFPINEEFLTSKGKDFGSAKTDSILSNGPYLLKSWVPKSSMEYAKNPNYYDKDNVHIDQVKLAFFDGSDLESLARNFKDGSYTAAVLYPSTTSYPAIEKEFKDNIYVSQQDATTYYMTFNLDRKAYKYTSKKDDAQKVATNEAILNKNFRQAIKFALDKTAMAAQTNGEKLANATLRNTLVPPTFVSVGDKTYGDVVGEKLVNYGTEWADINLADATNAYYNPTKAKEKMAQAKSELEAKGVQFPIHLDLLVTETDKNDVARNSSIKQSIEAALGAENVVIDLQNKSEDDVNNATYFATTAAQKDYDFGVSGWGPDFQDPSTYLDILNTTNGGTLQNSGLEPGQDNPKIQAVGLDKYTEMLKEANKEQDVKVRYEKYAEADAWLQDSALIIPTVSRGGRPQLSKIVPFSSPTSDVGTKGDPTIYKYKKVQKDIVTAKDYEAAREKWMKEKAESNAKYQEDLAKHVK; from the coding sequence ATGAAAACAAAAAAATGGCTTGTAACGGCTGGTGTTCTCGTGAGTGCAGGAGTGCTGCTTGCGGCTTGTAGCGGAGGTGGCTCAAACGCTTCTGAAGAAAGTACTTATTCTTATGTGTATACTACAGATCCAGATACTTTGGACTATACATTTGCTAACCGTGCTTCCACTTCTGAAGTGACTAGTAACCTAGTGGATGGTTTGCTTGAAAATGACCAATACGGAAACCTAGTACCGTCCTTGGCTGAGGATTGGAGCGTTTCAAAAGACGGTCTTACTTACACTTATAAACTTCGTAAAGATGCCAAATGGTACACATCTGAAGGTGAAGAGTATGCAGATGTGAAAGCTCAAGACTTTGTGACAGGGTTGAAACACGCGATTGATTCTAAATCTGAAGCTCTTTATATCGTTGAAGACTCTATCAAAGGTTTGAAAGACTACGCTGAAGGTAAAAATAAAGATTTCAGTAGCGTTGGTGTCAAAGCTGTTGATGATTATACAGTAGAGTACACCTTGAACGCTCCTGAGACTTACTGGAATTCAAAAACAACTATGGGAATTCTCTTCCCAATCAACGAAGAATTCCTAACATCAAAAGGAAAAGACTTTGGATCTGCTAAAACAGACAGCATCCTCTCAAATGGTCCATACCTGTTGAAATCATGGGTTCCTAAATCTTCTATGGAATATGCGAAAAATCCAAACTACTATGACAAGGACAATGTGCATATTGACCAGGTGAAATTAGCTTTCTTTGACGGATCAGACTTAGAATCTTTAGCTCGTAATTTCAAAGATGGTTCTTATACAGCAGCGGTTCTTTATCCAAGTACAACTAGCTATCCAGCTATTGAAAAAGAGTTCAAAGATAATATCTATGTATCTCAACAAGATGCGACAACTTACTATATGACCTTCAACTTAGATCGTAAGGCGTATAAGTACACTTCTAAGAAAGACGATGCTCAAAAAGTAGCGACAAACGAAGCGATTTTAAATAAAAACTTCCGTCAAGCTATCAAATTTGCCCTTGATAAGACTGCTATGGCTGCGCAAACCAACGGTGAAAAACTAGCCAATGCCACTCTTCGTAATACTCTTGTACCACCGACTTTTGTATCCGTTGGTGACAAGACTTATGGCGATGTTGTTGGTGAGAAGTTAGTAAACTACGGTACAGAGTGGGCAGATATTAACTTGGCAGATGCGACCAATGCTTATTACAACCCAACAAAAGCCAAAGAAAAAATGGCTCAAGCCAAGTCTGAGTTGGAAGCAAAAGGTGTACAATTCCCAATTCACCTAGATCTTTTGGTTACTGAAACCGATAAGAACGACGTGGCACGTAACAGCTCTATCAAACAATCTATCGAAGCCGCTCTTGGAGCTGAAAATGTCGTGATTGACCTTCAAAATAAATCTGAAGATGATGTGAATAATGCAACTTACTTTGCGACAACGGCTGCTCAAAAGGATTATGACTTCGGTGTTAGTGGATGGGGACCAGACTTCCAAGACCCATCTACATACTTGGATATCCTAAATACCACAAACGGTGGAACGCTCCAAAATAGTGGTTTGGAACCAGGGCAAGACAATCCTAAGATTCAAGCAGTTGGCCTTGATAAATACACTGAGATGTTGAAAGAAGCTAACAAAGAGCAAGATGTCAAAGTGCGTTATGAAAAATATGCAGAAGCAGATGCTTGGTTGCAAGATAGCGCCTTGATCATCCCAACCGTTTCTAGAGGTGGACGTCCACAGCTTTCTAAAATTGTCCCATTCTCATCTCCAACTTCTGATGTCGGAACCAAAGGTGATCCAACAATCTACAAGTACAAAAAAGTTCAAAAAGACATTGTTACTGCAAAAGATTACGAAGCAGCGCGTGAGAAATGGATGAAAGAAAAAGCTGAATCAAATGCTAAATACCAAGAAGATTTAGCAAAAC
- the pepC gene encoding aminopeptidase C has product MNSLHQSLTDKFFADYEANRQFAATENAVTHNGIYASLEKRSSTVENAPVFSIDLTKDKVSNQKASGRCWMFAALNTFRHKMIAGFQLENFELSQAHTFFWDKYEKSNWFLEQILATSDQELTSRKVKFLLDVPQQDGGQWDMVVSLFEKYGVVPKSVYPESISSSNSRELNAVLNKLLRQDAQILRDLVANGESLEAIQAKKEELLQEIFNFLAMSLGLPPRSFDFAYRDKDNNYHSERGLTPQEFYKKYVGIQLDDYVSIINAPTADKPYGKSYTVEMLGNVVGSRPVRYLNVEMDRLKELAILQMQAGETVWFGSDVGQSSNRKTGVMANGMYDFASSMNIHLHQDKAGRLDYSESLMTHAMVLTGVDLDENGKSLKWKVENSWGDKVGDKGYFVASDSWMDEYTYQIVVRKDFLTEEELAAYNSEPIVLAPWDPMGALAK; this is encoded by the coding sequence ATGAATTCATTACATCAATCATTAACGGATAAATTTTTTGCTGATTATGAAGCTAATCGTCAATTTGCTGCGACAGAAAATGCAGTAACTCACAACGGTATCTATGCTTCTCTTGAAAAACGAAGTAGCACGGTGGAAAACGCCCCTGTCTTTTCCATTGATTTGACCAAGGACAAGGTCAGCAACCAGAAAGCCTCTGGTCGTTGCTGGATGTTTGCGGCACTCAACACCTTCCGCCACAAGATGATTGCTGGTTTCCAATTGGAGAATTTTGAACTCTCACAAGCTCACACTTTCTTCTGGGACAAATACGAAAAATCCAACTGGTTTTTGGAGCAAATCCTTGCAACTAGCGACCAAGAATTGACCAGCCGTAAGGTTAAATTCCTCTTGGATGTTCCCCAACAAGACGGTGGTCAATGGGATATGGTCGTATCCCTCTTTGAAAAATACGGGGTCGTGCCAAAATCTGTGTATCCAGAGTCGATTTCGTCCAGCAACAGCCGTGAACTCAATGCAGTTTTAAATAAATTACTCCGCCAAGATGCGCAAATTTTGCGTGATTTGGTTGCAAACGGAGAAAGTCTTGAGGCTATTCAAGCTAAAAAAGAAGAACTCCTGCAAGAAATCTTTAATTTCCTTGCCATGTCACTTGGATTGCCACCACGTAGCTTTGACTTTGCCTATCGTGACAAGGACAATAACTACCATAGTGAAAGAGGCTTGACTCCGCAGGAATTTTACAAAAAATACGTGGGTATTCAGCTAGATGACTATGTCTCCATCATCAATGCACCAACAGCTGATAAGCCTTATGGCAAGTCTTATACCGTTGAAATGCTAGGAAATGTGGTGGGGAGTCGACCTGTTCGTTACCTCAATGTGGAAATGGACCGTTTGAAAGAACTAGCTATTTTGCAAATGCAGGCAGGGGAAACAGTTTGGTTTGGTTCTGATGTCGGTCAATCAAGCAACCGTAAGACAGGTGTTATGGCAAATGGCATGTATGATTTTGCATCAAGCATGAACATCCATCTTCACCAAGATAAGGCAGGGCGTCTTGATTATAGCGAAAGCCTGATGACTCATGCTATGGTTTTAACTGGTGTTGACCTTGACGAAAATGGGAAATCTCTCAAATGGAAGGTCGAAAACTCATGGGGAGATAAGGTCGGAGATAAGGGCTACTTTGTCGCAAGTGATAGCTGGATGGACGAGTACACCTACCAAATCGTTGTCCGTAAAGACTTCTTGACCGAAGAAGAGCTTGCAGCCTATAATAGCGAGCCGATTGTGCTTGCGCCGTGGGATCCAATGGGAGCCTTGGCAAAATAA